One segment of Pyricularia oryzae 70-15 chromosome 3, whole genome shotgun sequence DNA contains the following:
- a CDS encoding protein transporter SEC61 subunit alpha, which translates to MSSLRFLDLVKPFVPFLPEVQQPETKIPFNQKLMWTGLTLLIFLVMSQMPLYGIVSSDTSDPLYWLRMMMASNRGTLMELGITPIISSGMVFQLLAGTHMIDVNLDLKSDRELYQTAQKLFAFILSAGTATVYVFTGLYGPPSELGAGIVFLLILQLFIAGMIVILLDELLQKGYGLGSGISLFIATNICESIMWKAFSPTSINTGRGPEYEGAVIALFHLLMTWPNKQRALQEAFYRQNLPNIMNLLATLLVFCAVIYLQGLRVEIPVKSSRQRGARGSYPVRLFYTSNMPIMLQSALSSNIFIISQMLYSRFPENLLVRLFGVWEAKEGSSQLSAISGLTYYMSPPMNFTEALIDPIHTALYIVYMLTACAVFSKTWIEVSGSSPRDVAKQLKDQGLVMAGHRDQSMYKELKRIIPTAAAFGGACIGALSVASDLMGALGSGTGTLLAVTIIYGYFEIAAKEGDLAGMKGMVMG; encoded by the exons ATGAGTTCTT TACGGTTCCTTGACCTCGTCAAGCCCTTCGTGCCGTTCCTCCCCGAGGTTCAGCAACCCGAGACTAAGATCCCATTCAACCAAAAGTTGATGTGGACAGGTCTCACCCTCTTGATCTTCTTGGTCATGAGCCAGATGCCCCTATACGGCATTGTGTCCTCGGACACCTCCGACCCCCTATACTGGCTGCGTATGATGATGGCGAGTAACAGAGGAACGCTGATGGAGCTTGGTATCACGCCCATCATCTCGTCTGGCATGGTTTTCCAGCTCCTTGCTGGCACCCACATGATCGATGTCAACCTCGACCTCAAGTCCGACCGCGAGCTGTATCAGACTGCCCAGAAGCTTTTCGCATTCATCCTGTCTGCCGGCACTGCCACCGTCTACGTCTTCACTGGTCTCTACGGCCCCCCGTCCGAACTTGGTGCCGGTATCGTCTTCCTCTTGATCCTCCAGCTTTTCATTGCCGGTATGATCGTCATTCTTCTGGATGAGCTTCTGCAGAAGGGATACGGCCTGGGCAGCGGTATCTCGCTGTTCATTGCCACCAACATCTGCGAGTCCATCATGTGGAAGGCTTTCTCACCCACCAGCATCAACACTGGTCGTGGCCCCGAGTACGAGGGCGCCGTCATTGCTCTGTTCCACCTGCTCATGACCTGGCCCAACAAGCAGCGCGCTCTGCAGGAGGCCTTCTACCGCCAGAACCTCCCCAACATCATGAACCTGCTGGCAACTCTGCTGGTGTTCTGCGCCGTCATCTACCTCCAGGGTCTTCGCGTTGAGATCCCGGTCAAGTCCTCGCGCCAGCGTGGTGCCCGAGGCTCGTACCCTGTCCGCCTCTTCTACACCTCCAACATGCCCATCATGTTGCAGAGCGCCCTCTCCTCCAACATCTTCATCATCTCCCAGATGCTTTACTCCCGCTTCCCCGAGAACCTCCTGGTCCGTCTGTTCGGTGTTTGGGaggccaaggagggcagCTCGCAGCTTTCAGCCATCTCCGGTCTTACCTACTACATGTCGCCTCCCATGAACTTCACCGAGGCTCTGATCGACCCTATCCACACAGCCCTCTACATCGTCTATATGCTTACTGCCTGCGCCGTCTTCTCCAAGACTTGGATTGAGGTCTCAGGCTCCAGCCCTCGCGATGTTGCCAAGCAGCTTAAGGACCAGGGACTGGTCATGGCCGGTCACCGTGACCAGAGCATGTACAAGGAGCTTAAGCGTATTATCCCTACTGCTGCCGCTTTCGGTGGTGCCTGCATTGGTGCCCTGTCCGTCGCCAGTGATCTCATGGGTGCTTTGGGCTCGGGTACTGGTACCCTGCTTGCCGTCAC CATCATCTATGGCTACTTCGAGATCGCAGCCAAGGAGGGTGATCTAGCTGGTATGAAGGGCATGGTTATGGGCTGA